One genomic region from Streptomyces sp. NBC_00582 encodes:
- a CDS encoding helix-turn-helix domain-containing protein — protein MSENLTLGDRLRTARRTRKLSAAQLAQKVAVSPSYVQKLESGARKASPSLVLALAKALRFGPEVLTGQPYYGEPEAEDGVHAVIPELRRLLLCYDSPDDLEIAPRALPVLASEVDQVAALRRDARYAPMGPLLPPIITELTHVALGGGNGDQSKAFWHLARAYRAVNSLAHKMGHHDLSNTALERVRWAADRSGDPLMQFTAGYLVAGAMLRQGAYSPARRKLLALRTELERFQPERSFTQDALAVDGALLLKLAVLEARENNSDRADAYLREAEQVAGMAGNRDSLAYEMSFGPTNIRIHEVHAMIDMGDTEQALARLTEWSPVSGGEWAPPTTTVGERSSHHFIDVASAKLAVGDRAGAFADLKRARKVAPNHTRFHPSVRETTAALLRMDAHPSNELSAFGSWTGLSTT, from the coding sequence ATGAGTGAAAACCTGACGCTGGGAGATCGTCTCCGTACAGCACGCAGGACACGGAAGCTGTCTGCTGCTCAACTGGCACAGAAGGTCGCAGTCTCCCCGAGCTACGTGCAGAAGTTGGAGTCCGGTGCGCGGAAGGCTTCACCGTCGCTGGTGCTGGCACTCGCGAAGGCGCTGCGCTTCGGCCCCGAGGTCCTGACCGGCCAGCCGTACTACGGTGAGCCGGAAGCCGAAGACGGCGTCCACGCCGTCATCCCTGAACTGCGCCGCCTCCTGCTCTGCTACGACAGCCCCGACGACCTGGAGATCGCACCCCGTGCGCTTCCCGTGCTCGCCTCGGAAGTCGACCAGGTGGCGGCCCTGCGCCGTGACGCCCGCTACGCGCCGATGGGCCCCCTGCTGCCGCCGATCATCACCGAGTTGACGCACGTGGCCCTTGGCGGCGGCAACGGCGACCAGAGCAAGGCGTTCTGGCACCTGGCGCGCGCCTATCGTGCCGTGAACTCCCTGGCCCACAAGATGGGTCACCACGACCTGTCGAACACGGCGCTGGAACGCGTCCGTTGGGCGGCAGACCGCTCCGGCGACCCCCTGATGCAGTTCACGGCCGGTTACCTCGTCGCGGGAGCGATGCTCCGCCAGGGCGCGTACTCGCCGGCACGTCGCAAGCTCCTCGCGCTGAGGACCGAGCTGGAGCGGTTCCAACCGGAACGCTCCTTCACGCAGGACGCGCTCGCCGTCGACGGTGCGCTGCTGCTGAAGCTGGCCGTTCTCGAAGCCCGTGAGAACAACTCCGATCGCGCCGACGCGTACCTGCGGGAGGCGGAGCAGGTCGCGGGCATGGCAGGCAACCGCGACTCCCTTGCGTACGAGATGTCGTTCGGCCCGACGAACATCCGCATCCACGAGGTGCACGCGATGATCGACATGGGTGACACCGAGCAGGCTCTCGCCCGCCTCACCGAATGGTCTCCGGTTTCCGGCGGCGAGTGGGCGCCGCCCACTACGACCGTCGGCGAGCGGTCGAGCCACCACTTCATCGACGTGGCCTCCGCGAAGCTCGCTGTGGGCGATCGGGCGGGTGCCTTCGCGGATCTCAAGCGCGCGCGGAAGGTCGCGCCGAACCACACGCGGTTCCACCCGTCCGTTCGCGAGACGACTGCGGCGCTGCTCAGGATGGACGCCCATCCTTCCAACGAGCTGTCCGCGTTCGGCAGTTGGACGGGACTTAGCACAACCTGA
- a CDS encoding PPC domain-containing DNA-binding protein, whose translation MRAHELTTGRTFGVTFDHGEDFFDALSAFCRDQGVRQGYIPSFIGAFAEAEIVGACEKLEDPDAPVWARTYVTNVEAFGAGTIAHDPEMGGILPHIHVAAGLKAQSADGRTSHLLSAKVQFLSELFVVEVISPAMTRPRNPELYDVPLLTFGPPE comes from the coding sequence ATGCGTGCCCATGAACTGACCACCGGCCGGACGTTCGGCGTCACCTTCGACCACGGCGAGGACTTCTTCGACGCGCTCTCCGCGTTCTGCCGTGACCAAGGAGTGCGGCAGGGCTACATTCCCTCGTTCATCGGTGCGTTCGCCGAAGCGGAGATCGTCGGCGCCTGCGAGAAACTCGAAGACCCGGACGCCCCGGTCTGGGCCAGGACGTATGTCACCAACGTCGAAGCCTTCGGTGCTGGGACAATCGCCCACGATCCGGAGATGGGAGGCATCCTGCCGCATATCCACGTCGCCGCCGGGCTGAAGGCACAGTCGGCCGACGGCCGTACCAGCCACCTCCTGAGCGCCAAGGTCCAGTTCCTCAGCGAGCTCTTCGTCGTGGAAGTGATCTCACCGGCCATGACTCGGCCCCGAAACCCCGAGCTGTACGACGTGCCACTGCTCACTTTCGGCCCTCCGGAGTGA
- a CDS encoding asparaginase translates to MAGVTRTVAVYSLGGTIAMTTDPATGGVVPALSAHDLLAAVPGLDGHGIDLRVHDFRRVPGASLTFDDLSELGTEIDKVLDGGDVDGIVITQGTDTIEETAFFLDLRHGHNQPVVVTGAMRNPTMAGPDGPANLYAAVVAAADPQLRGAGVLVVMNDEIHAARHVRKAHTTSPAAFASPGAGPIGRIAEDRVRLASPLPDRFVPLAPAVRDPRVGLYTVSLGDDGTLLEAWSGQCDGLVVAAFGVGHVPQRLVESLERLAVRVPVVLASRIGNGPVLTGTYGFPGSEKDLISRGLIPAGDLGPYQARLLLQALLAQDVARESIAEKFAVFAR, encoded by the coding sequence ATGGCAGGCGTGACACGAACGGTGGCTGTCTACTCTCTCGGCGGCACCATCGCCATGACCACCGACCCGGCGACCGGGGGAGTCGTGCCGGCTCTCTCCGCCCATGACCTTCTGGCGGCTGTCCCCGGCCTGGATGGCCACGGCATCGACCTGCGCGTGCACGACTTCCGCCGGGTGCCCGGTGCCTCGCTCACCTTCGACGACCTCTCGGAGCTCGGCACCGAGATCGACAAGGTCCTCGACGGCGGCGACGTCGACGGGATCGTGATCACACAGGGCACCGACACCATCGAGGAGACGGCGTTCTTCCTCGACCTCCGTCACGGTCACAACCAGCCGGTCGTCGTTACCGGTGCCATGCGCAACCCCACCATGGCCGGCCCTGACGGACCGGCCAACCTGTACGCGGCCGTCGTCGCGGCAGCCGACCCGCAACTGCGTGGAGCCGGGGTGCTGGTCGTTATGAATGACGAGATCCACGCGGCACGGCATGTCCGTAAGGCGCACACCACCAGCCCTGCCGCCTTCGCGTCACCCGGCGCCGGACCCATCGGCCGGATCGCGGAGGACCGGGTACGGCTGGCTTCCCCGTTGCCCGATCGATTCGTTCCCCTGGCACCGGCCGTCCGTGACCCACGCGTGGGCCTTTACACGGTCAGTCTCGGCGACGACGGGACGCTGCTCGAAGCCTGGTCCGGCCAGTGCGACGGGCTCGTCGTCGCTGCCTTCGGCGTGGGACACGTCCCACAGCGACTCGTCGAGAGCCTCGAACGGCTCGCCGTACGTGTTCCCGTGGTCCTCGCCTCGCGCATCGGCAACGGCCCGGTCCTGACCGGAACATACGGTTTCCCCGGGTCGGAGAAGGACTTGATCAGCCGGGGGCTCATCCCGGCCGGCGACCTCGGCCCGTACCAGGCCCGCCTCCTGCTCCAGGCGTTGCTCGCCCAGGACGTGGCCCGCGAGAGCATCGCTGAGAAGTTCGCTGTTTTCGCGCGCTGA
- a CDS encoding helix-turn-helix domain-containing protein, with translation MAAIRAWDLGVVVRLFRQHTGLSQASVARLVNIDQAEVSRLERGRKKIRDRRQLAQWSEALGVPDGLLGPLPDADRPSSMADSSGNHLTLPDGHGQLLLPAGRNLPPTALPTLTGPVASLQGDALLLASSGEAEAWSRMPLRALLAVHHSGDGTQRYFVTDARGGVRDEAGSPFAIPMAYEFDDFTLGILWAAAGFDSAILGDDAALYGELGLPSQDLPGVGRQSVTLDGLTDGSQMLVGSRACARFILDQRDQLAGDPVFWTREQRGEEAATWLLFEHKHRYLELMAPARAHDGVGRAFCVPHQEVAASPMYERVLLFLAIALMESYGITTWVTDETDLQQTEGFALVPGHRAAIATWVRAESAPQTALTSGARSLRAFAGITGHARAHSVTMGSTSGERLAATSDYLGLDREWLTHRCGQLAAVGTTGLARPRSRHLSLDALDRACAYVAAELRSEAGDPGGATR, from the coding sequence GTGGCAGCGATCCGTGCCTGGGATCTCGGTGTGGTCGTGAGGCTCTTCCGGCAACACACCGGCCTCTCACAGGCATCGGTCGCCCGGCTCGTCAACATCGACCAAGCCGAAGTGAGTCGGCTGGAGCGCGGCCGGAAGAAGATCCGCGACCGTCGCCAGCTCGCACAGTGGAGCGAGGCCCTTGGAGTGCCTGACGGCCTCCTGGGACCGTTACCGGATGCCGACCGGCCGTCGTCGATGGCGGACAGCTCGGGCAACCACCTGACGCTTCCTGACGGACACGGGCAGCTCCTGCTGCCCGCCGGGCGGAACCTGCCGCCTACGGCGCTTCCCACGCTGACAGGGCCAGTCGCCTCCTTACAGGGCGACGCTCTGCTTCTCGCGTCGAGCGGGGAGGCCGAGGCATGGAGTCGGATGCCGCTCAGGGCCCTGCTCGCCGTGCACCACAGCGGAGACGGAACACAGCGGTACTTCGTCACGGACGCGCGCGGGGGCGTCCGTGACGAAGCCGGAAGCCCCTTCGCCATTCCCATGGCCTACGAGTTCGACGACTTCACCTTGGGGATCCTCTGGGCTGCGGCAGGGTTCGACTCCGCCATCCTTGGCGACGACGCGGCGCTTTACGGAGAACTGGGCCTTCCGTCACAGGACTTGCCAGGAGTAGGCCGTCAGTCGGTCACTCTCGACGGCCTCACCGACGGCTCCCAGATGCTCGTCGGCTCGCGGGCATGCGCCCGGTTCATCCTCGACCAGCGCGACCAACTGGCCGGCGATCCGGTCTTCTGGACCCGCGAACAGCGAGGGGAGGAAGCCGCGACCTGGCTGCTCTTCGAGCACAAACACCGCTACCTTGAGCTGATGGCTCCCGCGCGAGCACACGACGGCGTCGGACGAGCCTTCTGCGTTCCCCACCAAGAGGTCGCCGCCTCGCCCATGTACGAGCGCGTGCTGCTGTTCCTCGCGATCGCGCTGATGGAGTCGTACGGCATCACGACCTGGGTGACCGACGAGACGGACCTCCAGCAGACGGAGGGCTTCGCGCTAGTTCCTGGTCACCGGGCCGCCATAGCGACCTGGGTACGCGCTGAATCCGCGCCCCAGACCGCTCTGACTTCCGGGGCGCGATCCCTGCGGGCCTTCGCGGGCATCACGGGCCACGCGCGAGCACATAGCGTCACCATGGGATCGACCTCCGGGGAGCGCTTGGCGGCGACTTCGGACTATCTCGGCCTTGACCGAGAGTGGTTGACCCACCGCTGCGGACAGCTTGCCGCTGTGGGAACCACCGGCCTCGCCCGGCCACGAAGCCGCCACCTCAGCCTTGATGCCTTGGACCGGGCCTGCGCGTACGTGGCGGCCGAGTTGCGGTCCGAGGCCGGTGACCCTGGGGGAGCGACCCGATAG
- a CDS encoding GNAT family N-acetyltransferase: MISLREVALTDAPAVRRIYSAASVRYLPRAPLTAEDAATWVTDRIAESRATPRMLYCFGIEHADDLVGVIKLRPARTSAALSYILRDDAWGHGYATAAVALVLDFASTTLGLASVDAKHHPDNHASGRVLIKSGFTCTGRSAEAITYIRNLAPGTRSAVHVRERLSDGATAARS, encoded by the coding sequence GTGATCTCGCTCCGCGAGGTGGCCCTGACCGACGCACCCGCGGTCCGCCGCATCTACAGCGCCGCTTCCGTGAGGTACCTGCCGCGAGCACCCCTGACCGCTGAGGACGCCGCTACTTGGGTGACCGATCGCATCGCCGAGAGTCGTGCGACGCCACGGATGCTGTACTGCTTCGGCATCGAACACGCTGACGACCTGGTCGGCGTGATCAAGCTACGCCCCGCCCGTACCTCGGCGGCGCTCAGCTACATCCTTCGAGACGACGCATGGGGTCACGGGTACGCCACCGCGGCGGTGGCGCTCGTGCTCGACTTCGCCTCCACCACGCTGGGCCTGGCCTCCGTTGACGCCAAGCACCACCCCGACAACCACGCTTCGGGGCGAGTGCTGATCAAGTCCGGGTTCACCTGCACCGGCCGCTCCGCGGAGGCCATCACGTACATAAGGAACCTCGCCCCGGGGACCAGGAGCGCGGTCCACGTGCGCGAACGCCTGTCGGACGGGGCGACGGCAGCACGCTCATAA
- a CDS encoding UDP-glucuronic acid decarboxylase family protein, protein MSTSLRRHRPDSNRAPFRRVVVTGGCGFVGSHLCDLLLDSGVEVVCVDNLLTGTEDNVVHRQLDDRFELMVHDVTDPIPIPGEVDLVLHLASPASPQDYLRLPVQTLQAGSLGTFSALELARVKKARFVLASTSEVYGDPLEHPQRESYWGNVNPVGPRSVYDEAKRFAEAATTAYRTEHGVDTAIVRIFNTFGPRMRAEDGRAVPNFIRQALAGEPLTVTGDGSQTRSLCYVSDTVRGILAVAAGSHPGPVNLGNPAETTVLELAHLVREVTGSAAPVEFVDRPVDDPERRRPDITLAWEQFGWKPETDPRKGLSTTIDWFAAQLNDTAVRER, encoded by the coding sequence ATGAGTACCTCTTTACGGAGGCACCGCCCGGATTCGAACCGGGCCCCCTTCCGCCGCGTGGTCGTCACCGGCGGCTGTGGATTCGTCGGTTCACACCTGTGCGACCTGCTGCTCGACAGCGGTGTCGAGGTGGTGTGCGTGGACAACCTCCTTACGGGCACGGAGGACAACGTCGTACACCGTCAGCTGGACGACCGGTTCGAGTTGATGGTCCACGACGTCACCGACCCGATCCCGATACCCGGGGAAGTCGATCTCGTACTCCACCTCGCCTCGCCGGCCTCTCCGCAGGACTACCTGCGTCTGCCGGTCCAGACGCTTCAGGCCGGTTCCCTGGGAACCTTCAGCGCCCTGGAGTTGGCCAGAGTGAAGAAGGCCCGCTTCGTACTCGCCTCCACCTCCGAGGTGTACGGCGACCCGCTGGAGCACCCTCAGCGGGAGTCGTACTGGGGCAACGTCAACCCGGTGGGGCCGCGCAGCGTGTACGACGAGGCGAAGAGGTTCGCGGAGGCGGCGACCACCGCCTACCGCACCGAGCACGGTGTCGACACCGCGATCGTACGGATCTTCAACACGTTCGGGCCGCGGATGCGCGCGGAGGACGGGCGAGCGGTACCGAACTTCATCCGCCAGGCGCTGGCGGGCGAGCCACTGACCGTCACCGGCGACGGCTCGCAGACGCGGTCCCTGTGCTACGTCAGCGACACGGTCAGGGGCATCCTCGCCGTCGCCGCGGGCAGCCACCCCGGCCCCGTCAACCTGGGCAATCCCGCCGAGACCACGGTCTTGGAACTCGCACACCTGGTGCGTGAAGTGACCGGGTCCGCCGCGCCCGTCGAGTTCGTCGACCGCCCGGTCGACGACCCGGAGCGCCGCAGACCCGACATCACCCTCGCCTGGGAGCAGTTCGGCTGGAAGCCGGAGACCGATCCCCGCAAGGGCCTGAGCACCACCATCGACTGGTTCGCCGCGCAGCTCAACGACACCGCAGTGAGGGAACGATGA
- a CDS encoding phytanoyl-CoA dioxygenase family protein, which translates to MTRHAPRGTESAEALSHRQQLGDGFLQDFRADGYAVLSQKIAGESLEALRTEADALVRRFTRDGYRSDDYWHFTPAGTDAPVLYRIHNLENQGSPAATRLYADDGPLHPMAVAILGRPLRATACAMIVKLPGVAAPVPWHRDRTNVPPHTVCNLSVFLDDSDVGNGCLEFVPGSHLTPDAEEAEALRARGPVRALPLSAGDIAVHDVRIAHASRRNTSPRIRRSIVVEFAPADRELP; encoded by the coding sequence ATGACGCGACACGCACCACGAGGGACGGAGTCCGCCGAGGCCCTGTCGCACAGGCAACAGCTCGGCGACGGGTTTCTCCAGGACTTCCGCGCGGACGGCTACGCGGTCTTATCCCAAAAGATCGCGGGAGAGTCCCTCGAAGCCCTCCGCACGGAGGCTGATGCCCTGGTCCGGCGCTTCACCCGGGACGGGTACCGCTCAGACGACTACTGGCACTTCACCCCCGCAGGCACGGACGCACCCGTTCTCTACCGCATCCACAACCTGGAGAACCAGGGCTCCCCGGCGGCTACACGCCTCTACGCCGACGACGGCCCGCTGCACCCGATGGCCGTCGCCATCCTCGGCAGACCCCTACGCGCCACCGCCTGCGCAATGATCGTCAAACTGCCGGGAGTGGCCGCCCCCGTGCCCTGGCACCGAGACCGGACCAATGTTCCTCCGCACACCGTGTGCAACCTCAGCGTCTTCCTCGACGACTCCGACGTGGGCAACGGATGCCTCGAGTTCGTTCCTGGCTCCCACCTGACGCCCGACGCGGAAGAGGCCGAGGCGCTCCGGGCGCGGGGCCCGGTCCGCGCGCTCCCGCTCTCGGCCGGTGACATCGCCGTACACGACGTCCGCATCGCCCACGCCTCGCGCCGCAACACCTCTCCGAGGATCCGGCGCAGCATCGTCGTCGAGTTCGCTCCCGCCGACCGGGAGCTGCCGTGA
- a CDS encoding glycosyltransferase family 2 protein — translation MQVATITVGTNEIRWLEPCFATLLDSDVPGVDLTVWYVDNDSHDGSTAFVQDRFPEVRVIRNESNVGFARANNIGMRAALAEGADYVFLVNPDTQTPKSLVRDLAEFMETWTDYGVVGPMQYEYDETGSTALGAYNDWSKSALRWGEQHAFAGDWPNHPSPASPPEGRAPNTLEHAYVQGSAFFVRAALLRTVGLLDEVFHTYYEETDLCRRARWAGWRVALLLDVGIQHFGGGGTAGSSYRRVQMRRNRYYYLLTDIDWRPLNMLRLATRWLRDDLRGRGVGGVTTWWRGTWETAKAVCWLVRHAPLIRARRRAHRRLGSPTGSHAQPQARGAR, via the coding sequence GTGCAGGTGGCCACCATCACGGTGGGCACCAACGAAATCCGCTGGCTGGAGCCTTGCTTCGCCACGCTCCTGGACAGCGACGTCCCCGGGGTCGACCTGACGGTCTGGTACGTCGACAACGACTCCCACGACGGCAGCACGGCCTTCGTCCAGGACCGTTTTCCCGAGGTGCGGGTCATCCGGAACGAGAGCAACGTCGGCTTCGCCCGCGCCAACAACATCGGGATGCGTGCGGCCCTCGCCGAGGGCGCCGACTATGTCTTCCTCGTCAACCCGGACACCCAGACCCCGAAGTCGCTGGTACGCGACCTGGCCGAGTTCATGGAGACCTGGACCGACTACGGCGTGGTCGGCCCCATGCAGTACGAGTACGACGAGACGGGCAGCACCGCTCTGGGCGCGTACAACGACTGGTCGAAGTCCGCTCTGCGCTGGGGCGAGCAGCACGCCTTCGCCGGCGACTGGCCGAACCACCCCTCGCCGGCCAGCCCACCCGAAGGCCGGGCCCCGAACACCCTGGAGCACGCGTACGTCCAGGGCTCCGCCTTCTTCGTGCGTGCCGCGCTGCTGCGCACCGTCGGACTCCTCGACGAGGTCTTCCACACGTACTACGAGGAGACCGACCTGTGCCGCCGCGCCCGCTGGGCCGGATGGCGCGTCGCGCTCCTGCTCGACGTCGGCATACAGCACTTCGGCGGTGGAGGAACGGCTGGCAGCAGCTACCGGCGCGTCCAGATGCGCCGCAACCGCTACTACTACCTCCTCACCGACATCGACTGGCGCCCACTGAACATGCTGCGACTGGCGACCCGGTGGCTGAGGGACGATCTGCGCGGACGTGGCGTGGGCGGAGTGACCACCTGGTGGCGCGGGACCTGGGAAACCGCGAAAGCCGTGTGCTGGCTCGTGCGCCACGCACCTCTGATCCGGGCCCGGCGACGTGCTCACCGCCGGCTCGGCTCGCCGACGGGCAGCCACGCTCAACCGCAGGCAAGGGGTGCGCGATGA
- a CDS encoding glycosyltransferase family protein: MTRPRILFAGVFHWNAGSSHMIAEYARVASASGCEVGVSSQLSRLDGMVNGHLPLVDDISWATHLVLVFESRQFLSTRQRELCEAVPRQRRIIVDPDGHWGPHVTAGVDDNAGADTVESWHKLYADLSDLILQPRMNELPDGAEFFSYFGMPDIHQLASDLPHPRALPYELQYVGANWWRWNEMTSLIRAAAAAQPPIRRIRVCGRWWNGDPHPDHPTATANVSGWMRDHGVEVAPPVPFGHVVSTMSQAAITPVLARPLLARMELLTPRMFETLASGSIPALWPDLGYLSALYGDDVELFLLDDDPADSLARMIREPIRYRERLATIQRRVHERFNYRAVLAELIRFTR; this comes from the coding sequence ATGACCAGACCCCGGATTCTGTTCGCCGGCGTCTTCCACTGGAACGCGGGCTCCAGCCACATGATCGCCGAGTACGCCCGGGTCGCCTCGGCATCCGGATGCGAGGTCGGCGTCTCAAGCCAACTGTCGCGCCTGGACGGCATGGTGAACGGCCACCTGCCGCTCGTGGACGACATCAGCTGGGCCACCCACCTGGTCCTCGTCTTCGAGAGCAGGCAGTTCCTCTCGACCCGGCAGCGTGAACTCTGCGAGGCCGTGCCGCGGCAGCGGCGCATCATCGTGGATCCCGACGGTCACTGGGGCCCGCACGTCACCGCTGGCGTGGACGACAACGCGGGTGCGGACACCGTCGAGTCCTGGCACAAGCTGTATGCCGACCTCAGCGATCTGATCCTGCAGCCGCGCATGAACGAACTTCCCGACGGGGCCGAGTTCTTCAGCTACTTCGGCATGCCGGACATCCACCAGCTCGCCAGCGACCTCCCGCACCCGCGGGCACTGCCGTACGAGCTGCAGTACGTCGGCGCGAACTGGTGGCGCTGGAACGAGATGACCAGCCTCATCCGGGCCGCAGCCGCCGCCCAGCCGCCGATCCGACGCATCCGCGTGTGCGGACGCTGGTGGAACGGCGACCCGCACCCCGACCACCCGACCGCCACCGCCAACGTGTCTGGCTGGATGCGGGATCACGGTGTCGAGGTGGCGCCACCCGTTCCGTTCGGGCACGTGGTCTCCACCATGTCCCAGGCGGCGATCACGCCGGTGCTGGCTCGTCCGCTGCTCGCGCGGATGGAGCTGTTGACCCCCCGCATGTTCGAAACCCTCGCCTCGGGCAGCATCCCCGCGCTCTGGCCGGACCTGGGCTACCTGTCCGCGCTCTACGGCGACGACGTGGAGCTCTTTCTGCTCGACGACGATCCGGCCGACAGCCTCGCCCGGATGATCCGTGAGCCGATCCGGTACCGCGAGCGGCTGGCGACCATCCAGCGCCGAGTACACGAACGCTTCAACTACCGCGCGGTTCTGGCGGAACTCATCCGGTTCACCCGATGA
- a CDS encoding polysaccharide pyruvyl transferase family protein, with protein sequence MSNVLITGITSCESRGVEALARSIIEQLNTEGPGGGDNVTVLTQTPVLDAESLAPTSARCVADPFVVSRSWQQMRPQESPAELAERREQLLAQTDLVIATGGDLHTSDYGVSTPYLRVLTAAQQRDIPTAMIGQSVGPFDDPADAEAWLAVATRCDLLTVRESVSLDYLVGKLGLPEHRVRLSSDPAFLLPAATGERTAAVLGPLGLAPEDPYLCLAPSQGITRFSTLEESQHAAALTRLATSLVRTRKMPVVLVPHCHDSRPHNDDRILAARIAEAADLPEVMALPGALTASDYKAVLSQAELVISERLHAAIGALSGGAPAIAIGHSHKFNGVLAETYGHTVDVDGIHADVRAFAQNATVIDRLVNDTDATALRTTLRQRLPLITDRARSDFAQINKLLGA encoded by the coding sequence GTGTCCAACGTCCTGATCACCGGCATCACCAGCTGTGAGAGTCGCGGCGTCGAGGCCCTGGCCCGCTCCATCATCGAGCAGCTGAACACCGAAGGCCCCGGGGGAGGCGACAACGTCACCGTCCTCACCCAGACCCCGGTGCTCGACGCGGAATCCCTCGCCCCCACCAGCGCCCGTTGCGTGGCCGACCCGTTCGTCGTCTCCCGCTCCTGGCAGCAGATGCGCCCCCAGGAGAGCCCCGCCGAACTGGCCGAACGCCGCGAACAGCTCCTCGCCCAAACCGATCTGGTCATCGCGACCGGGGGCGACCTGCATACCTCGGACTACGGGGTCTCCACGCCGTACCTCCGGGTCCTCACCGCCGCGCAACAGCGGGACATCCCGACGGCCATGATCGGCCAGTCCGTCGGCCCCTTCGACGACCCGGCCGATGCCGAGGCATGGCTCGCGGTCGCCACCCGGTGCGATCTCCTCACCGTCCGGGAGAGCGTCTCCCTCGACTACCTCGTGGGCAAGCTCGGCCTTCCCGAACACCGTGTGCGGCTGTCCTCCGACCCCGCCTTCCTGCTGCCGGCCGCTACCGGCGAGCGAACAGCGGCCGTGCTCGGGCCTCTGGGGCTCGCCCCCGAAGACCCCTACCTCTGCCTCGCCCCCAGCCAGGGCATCACCCGCTTCAGCACCCTGGAGGAGTCCCAGCACGCGGCAGCACTGACGCGACTCGCCACCTCCCTCGTCCGCACCCGGAAGATGCCGGTCGTCCTCGTCCCGCACTGCCACGACTCCCGCCCGCACAACGACGACCGGATCCTCGCCGCCCGTATCGCCGAAGCCGCCGACCTGCCCGAGGTCATGGCGCTGCCGGGCGCGCTGACGGCATCCGACTACAAGGCCGTGCTGTCACAGGCCGAACTCGTCATCTCCGAGCGCCTGCACGCCGCGATCGGCGCACTGTCCGGCGGCGCCCCGGCGATCGCGATCGGCCACTCCCACAAGTTCAACGGGGTGCTCGCCGAAACCTACGGTCACACGGTCGACGTCGACGGCATCCACGCGGACGTCCGCGCCTTCGCCCAAAACGCCACGGTCATCGACCGGCTCGTCAACGACACCGACGCGACCGCGCTGCGCACCACCCTGCGTCAGCGGCTCCCGCTGATCACGGACCGCGCCCGCAGCGACTTCGCTCAGATCAACAAGCTCCTCGGAGCCTGA
- a CDS encoding NAD-dependent epimerase/dehydratase family protein, which yields MPTHLVTGGAGFIGSHLAASLIERGDDAVVLDNLDGGKTENVPDGATLVVGSVADQATVAELFASYRFDGVYHLAAFAAEGISHAVKHHNYSVNLLGSINLINASLAAKVRFFGFASSVAVYGHGHVPMREDERPLPADSYGNAKLAVERELAVTMQLQGLPYFALRMHNVYGERQNMGDPYRNAVAIFLNQIMRDEPISVYGDGSQIRAFTYAPDIVGTFLAAADQPAAWGQVFNVGSSHTSTVLDMAHAVRTAMGVPDHPIKHLAARDEVHAAYTDNGLARKTLGDWADTPLDEGLRRTAAWAREHGPVVPATSLSIKNDTADQPEWFTWAAGRAATS from the coding sequence ATGCCCACACATCTGGTGACCGGCGGCGCCGGCTTCATCGGGTCCCACCTTGCCGCGTCCTTGATCGAGCGCGGCGACGACGCCGTCGTCCTGGACAACCTCGACGGCGGCAAGACCGAGAACGTGCCCGACGGCGCGACCCTCGTCGTCGGCTCGGTCGCCGACCAGGCCACGGTCGCAGAACTCTTCGCCTCGTACCGCTTCGACGGTGTCTACCACCTGGCCGCCTTCGCCGCCGAAGGCATCAGCCACGCCGTCAAGCACCACAACTACTCCGTCAACCTGCTCGGCAGCATCAACCTGATCAACGCCTCGCTGGCCGCCAAGGTCAGGTTCTTCGGCTTCGCCTCGTCGGTCGCCGTGTACGGCCACGGACACGTCCCCATGCGCGAGGACGAGCGGCCCCTCCCCGCCGACAGCTACGGCAACGCGAAACTCGCCGTGGAGCGCGAACTCGCCGTCACCATGCAGCTGCAGGGCCTGCCGTACTTCGCCCTGCGCATGCACAACGTCTACGGCGAGCGGCAGAACATGGGCGACCCGTACCGCAACGCCGTCGCCATCTTCCTCAACCAGATCATGCGCGACGAGCCGATCAGCGTGTACGGAGACGGCAGCCAGATCCGCGCCTTCACCTACGCCCCGGACATCGTCGGCACCTTCCTCGCCGCCGCCGACCAGCCGGCCGCCTGGGGGCAGGTCTTCAACGTCGGCTCCTCGCACACGAGCACCGTGCTGGACATGGCGCACGCCGTGCGCACCGCCATGGGCGTACCCGACCACCCCATCAAGCACCTGGCGGCCCGCGACGAGGTCCACGCCGCGTACACCGACAACGGCCTTGCCCGTAAGACGCTCGGCGACTGGGCCGACACCCCGCTCGACGAAGGTCTGCGACGTACTGCGGCCTGGGCCCGTGAGCACGGCCCCGTGGTACCCGCGACCTCCCTCAGCATCAAGAACGACACCGCGGACCAGCCCGAGTGGTTCACCTGGGCCGCCGGACGGGCGGCCACGTCATGA